CTGCTCGACCTGACACGAGACCTCATCGCCAAGGAGGTCGCCCCGCGGGCGGCCGGCGACGAGGCCGAGGGCCGCTTCCCCCGCGAGGTGTTCGCCACGCTCGGCCGCAGCGGACTGCTCGGCCTGCCCTACCCCGAGGAGTACGGCGGCGCCGCCCAGCCGCAGGAGGTCTACCTCCAGGTCGTCGAGGAGCTGGCCGCGGCCTTCCTCGCCGTCGGCCTCGGCCTGTCGGTGCACACCCTGTCGTGCTTCCCCGTGGCCTCCTACGCCCGTGAGGAGGTCAGGGCCGCGCTGCTGCCCGCGATGCTCGGCGGCGAGCTGCTCGGGGCGTACTGCCTGTCGGAGCCGCAGTCGGGCTCGGACGCCGCCGCGCTCGTCACCCGGGCCGGCCGCGCGCCCGAGGGCGGCTACGAGCTGAACGGCGTCAAGGCGTGGACCACCCACGGCGGCGCGGCCGACTTCTACACCGTGATGGCCCGCACCTCCGACGACGGGGCGCGCGGCATCTCGTGCTTCCACGTGCCCGCCACCACGCCGGGGCTGTCGTTCGGCCGCCCGGAGCGCAAGATGGGCATGCGCTCCTCGCCGACCGCGCAGGTCCGCCTGGACGCGGTGCGGCTGGGCGAGGACGCGCTGGTCGGCGCCGAAGGGGAGGGCTTCCGCATCGCCATGGCCGCCCTGGACGGCGGCAGGCTCGGCATCGCCGCCTGCGCGGTCGGCGTCGCCCAGGCCGCCCTGGACGCCGCCTCCGCCTACGCCCGCGAGCGCCGCCAGTTCGGGGCGCGCATCGCCGACTTCCAGGGCGTCGGCTTCATGCTCGCCGACATGGCCACCCAGGTCGCCGCCGCCCGCGCCCTGTACCTCGACGCCGCGCGGCTGCGCGACGCCGGGCGCCCGTACGGCACGCGGGCCGCGATGGCCAAGCTCTTCGCCACCGACGCCGCCATGAAGGTCACCACCGACGCGGTGCAGATCTTCGGCGGGTACGGCTACGTCGAGGACTTCCCGGTCGAGCGGTACATGCGCGAGGCGAAGGTCCTGCAGATCGTCGAGGGCACCAACCAGATCCAGCGCCTGGTGGTCAGCCGCGCCCTCGGCAAGGGCGACCCGGTGTGACGCGGGCGCGGGCCGGCGCCGCTAGCCGTTGAGCAGCTTCTCCAGGCGCTTGACCACCGGGCGCCACGTGGCGGGCAGGGTGTAGCGGACCACGCTCTTGCCGTGGTAGGTGAGCGTGTACTTGTACAGGTCGGCGCCCGGCGGCTGCGTCTGGGAGCGTCCCGGCACGAGCCGCTTCAGGTCGGCGCGCAGCTTGCGCAGGTCCGTCCCGGTCAGGCAGCGCTTGACGGCCGGGGCGGACCGGTGGGTGAGCCGGGTGCAGCCGTCGGTGTAGACGATCACCTGGTCGTCCACGCCGATGAAGCCGCCCTGCCGCCGCAGCTTCACCAGGGTCTTCACCCGGGGCTTGGCCGTGGACGCCGTGGACGCCGTGGACTGGGGGGACGCCGTGGAAGCGGGCGCCGTGGGGGCGGGGAGCGCCGGGGACGCGGACGTGAGCGTGCCGCCGGGCGGGGTCTCCGCCAGGGACGGGGTCGCGCCCGTGACCGCCACCGGGACGAGCGCCGAGATCAACGCGATACGCCAGATTCTCATGACTCTTTTAACGTACTCCGGCCCCGGACGGCTCACCGGTGTTTCGCGCGAGCCGTCCGGGGTCGGACACCGCACGGGCACCGGCAGGGGCACCGGACGGGACGGCGGGGCGCGGAGAAGACGGGTGGGTAGGGTGGGGGCGTAGCGTGAGATCCCCAGGCGACGGAGGTACGGCGATGGGTGACAGGCCGGTCAGGATCCCCGGGCCCGACCATCCGATCACGGTCGAGCGGAACCCCGCCCGCGTCGTGGTGACCCTCGGCGGCCGCGTGCTCGCCGACACCAAGGACGCGCTGACGCTGCGCGAGGCGAGCTACCCGCCCGTGCAGTACATCCCGCGCAAGGACGTCGACATGGGCCGCCTCGAACCCACCGGCCACCACACGTACTGCCCCTACAAGGGCGACGCCTCCTACTTCAGCCTGCCCGAGGGCGGGGAGGGGGGCGCCAACGCCGTCTGGAGCTACGAGACGCCGTACGAGGCGGTCGCCGAGATCGAGGGCCACCTCGCCTTCTACCTCGACCGCGTGGACGCCATCGAGGAGCGGGACGCCTCTCCGGCGTAGCCCCCGTCGCGGCCCCGGTTCCCTAGGCGGCCGGGGCCCGTGGCGGGTCAGTTCACGGTCTCCAGGACGGTGGCGTTGGCGAGGCCGCCGGCCTCGCACATCGTCTGCAGGGCGTAGCGGGCGCCGCGCCGGCGCATGGCGTGGACCAGGGTGGTCATGATGCGGGCGCCGCTGGCGCCGAGCGGGTGGCCGAGGGCGATCGCGCCGCCGTCGGCGTTGACCTTCGCCGGGTCGGCGCCGGTCTCCTGCTCCCAGGCCAGCACGACCGAGGCGAAGGCCTCGTTGACCTCGAACAGGTCGATGTCGCCGAGCCGCAGCCCGGCCCTGCGCAGCACCTTCTCGGTGGCGGGGATCACGCCGGTGAGCATCAGCAGCGGGTCGGACCCGGTGACGGCGAAGGAGTGCAGGCGCGCCAGCGGGCGCAGGGCGAGCCGGGCGGCGGTCTCGGTGGTCGTGATCAGCAGGGCGGCGGCGCCGTCGTTGATGGGGCTGCTGTTGCCCGCGGTCACCGACCACTCGATCTGCGGGAACCGCTCGGCGTACCCGGGGTCGGCGAAGGCGGGCCGCAGCGCGGCCAGGGCCGCCATGCCGGTGCCGGGCCGCACCGACTCGTCGCCGCGCACGCCGCCGATCGGGACGATCTCCTCGTCGAAGAGCCCGGCCGCGTGCGCGGCGGCGGCCCGGACGTGCGATTCCAGCGCGAAGGCGTCCATGCGCTCACGGCTCAGCGACCACTTGGCGGCGATCAGTTCGGCGCTGATGCCCTGCGGCACCAGGCCCTCGGGGAAGCGGGCGGCCACGCCGGGGCCGAACGGGTCGGAGCCCTGCGGGACGTTGGACCACATGGGCACGCGGCTCATCGACTCCACGCCGCACGCCACGACCAGGTCGTAGGCGCCGGAGATCACGCCCTGCGCGGCGAAGTGGACGGCCTGCTGGGAGGACCCGCACTGGCGGTCCACGGTGACGGCGGGCACCGTGTCGGGGAACCCGGCGGAGAGCCAGGCGTACCGGGTGGTGTTCATGGCCTGCTCGGCGACCTGGTCGACGCAGCCGCCGATCACGTCGTCGACCAGGGCGGGGTCGACGCCCGCGCGGTCGATCAGGGCCTTGAGGGTGTGGGCGAGCAGGTCGACGGGGTGGATCCCGGCGAGCGCGCCGCCGGGCCTGCCCTTGCCGATGGGGGTGCGCACGGCCTGCACGATCACGGCGTCACGCATCGTGGCCTCCACTAGGTTGGAAAACTGGATTCACTGTAGCCCTGGTAAGTTGGATATTCCAACCCACTAGTGGAGCGTGTGACCGTGCCCACACCCACGCCGCCCCGGCCGCCGGCGGACGAGTCGCAGCCCGCCGCGCGGGCCGGTTCGCGCCCCTGCTCGATCGCCGACGCCCTGAGCGTGGTCGGCGAGAAGTACTCCCTGCTCGTGCTGCGCGAGGTGTTCCTCGGCGTGCGCCGCTTCGACGCCATCGCGCGCAACGTGGGAGCCCCGCGCGACATCCTGGCCGCGCGCCTGCGCCGCCTCACCGAGGGCGGCGTGCTGGAGAAGGTGCTCTACAGCGAGCGTCCCGCCCGCCACGAGTACCGCCTCACCGCGGCGGGCCGCGAGCTGGAACCGGTCCTGCTGCTGCTGCGCCAGTGGGGCGACCGGCACCTGACCGACCGCCCCCCGGTGGTCGTGGAGCACTCCTGTGGCGCCGACCTGGATCCCGTCGTGCTCTGCCGCGCGTGCGGCGCCACCGCGGCCGGGTCCTCGCGCGTCCACGTCACGATCCCCGGCTGGACCGTCACCGGCCCCGTGGAGGAGCCCCCGACGGCCGGTTGACCGTGCTCGCGACGCCCTGACCCCGCCGGCGGGAACGGCCCCGGTGGCACGGTGGAGTTCATGGTTTCCCACGAGGCGGCCCGCGGGCGGGCGGGGCCACCATCGAGAGGCCCGCGCCCGCTCCGGGCGCGGCGCGGGTCCAGCGGAAGGGAGACCCAGGTGGGAGTTCTGCCGAGAGCAAGGGCCGTGATCCTCGTCGCGATCATGGTCGTCACGTCGGTCGTGGTCCAGGCGGCGCCGGGCCACGCCGTGGACTACTGGGAGATCAGCGCCAGGCACAGCTGGAAGTGCCTGGACGTCGCCGGGTTCGGCACGGCCGACGGGACCGACGTCTTCCAGTGGAGCTGCACCGGGGCCGCCAACCAGCGGTGGTCCCTGGTGGACTCCGGGGACGGCAGGACGGTCTACATCAGGTCCCAGCACAGCGGCAAGTGCCTGGACGTGGCGGGCGCGAGCACCGCCAACGGCGCCGACGTCTTCCAGTGGACCTGCCTGGGCACGGCCAACCAGAAGTGGTTCCTGCAGTCCACTTCGGCCCAGTGGTTCATCGCGATCGCCCAGCACAGCGGCAAGTGCCTGGACGTCGCCGGGTCCGGGACGGCCGACGGCACCAACGTCTTCCAGTGGAGCTGCTTCGACCCCCGCCACGCCAACCAGGAGTGGCAGATGGCCGCCGCCCTCTGAGCCGGGCACTCCGCGGGGCCCGTCGCGCCGGCGCCGGGCCCCGCCTCCGGCGTCAGCCGGCGTCGCCGATCTCGACCATCACCTGGTCCAGGGACTTGCGGGTCAGGTCGGGCACCTCACAGTCGGGGGTGGGGTAGCCGACCGGGATGACGGCGAAGGCCTTCTCGTTGACCGGGCGGTCCAGGACCTCCGACAGGAAGCGCATCGGGCTCGGGGTGTGGATCAGGGCCGCCAGGCCCGACAGGTGCAGCGTGGTCAGCAGCATGCCCACCGCGATGCCGACCGACTCGTTGACGTAGTAGTGCTTGCGGGTCGAGCCGTCGGGGGCCAGGTAGTAGCGCTGCTGGAAGACCACGATCAGGTGGGGGGCCTCGGTGAGGTGGGTCTTGACGTCGTCGGTGCCGAGGGGGCGCAGGGCCTCCAGCCACTCCTCGCCGAGCCGCCCCGCATATGCCTCGCGCTCCTCCTCCTCGGCGGCCTCCCGGATGCGCCGGCGGACCTCCGGGTCGGTGACGTGCACGAACGTCCAGGGCTGCTGGTGGGCGCCGGACGGCGCGGTGGCGGCGACGGCGATGGCGTCGCGCACCGCCTGCGCGGGCACGGGGTCGGGCGAGAACTGGCGGACGGTGCGCCGCTCCTCCATGCGGCGGCGCAGCGTGGCGGCGGTTCTCAGCGTCTCCTGCTCGGGCAGCCGGGGTGGCCGGTAGCCGACGGAGCGGTAGGGCTTGCCATGGATGGGTTCCCAGGCCGTCGTAGTCATACGGTGATCGTAGGGACGCCGCCCGACAGATCGCCAGATATGCCCATACAGCGGAAAATCGGCCCCTGGGCACCCCCGTCCGGACGGCGGGCGCGGCGGCCGGAGGGGCGGCGCCGGCCGCGACCATGCCGTGACCGCCGGGGCGTGACGAAACCGCCGGAAAGGGCGCTACCGTTTACGGAGTGGAGGACATCGATCGCCGGATCGTGACGCTGCTGGCCCGGGACGGCCGCATGAGCTTCACCGATCTCGCCAGAGAGACCGGCCTGTCGGTCTCGGCCGTTCACCAGCGGGTGCGCAGGCTAGAGAAACGCGGCGTGATCAGGAGCTACGCGGCGCTGATCGACCACGACGCGGTCGGTCTCCCGCTCACGGCGTTCGTCTCGATCAAGCCGATCGACCCCTCGGCCCCCGACGACGCGCCCGAGCGGCTGGAGCACCTCACCGCGATCGAGGCCTGCCACAGCGTCGCGGGGGACGAGAGCTACATCCTGAAGGTGCGGGTGCCCTCGCCGAACGCGCTGGAACTGCTGCTCCAGCAGATCCGCGCCGCGGCCAACGTGGCCACCCGCACCACGATCGTGCTCAGCACCCCGTACGAGTACCGCACCCCCGACCTCACGGGGGACGCCTCCTAGAAGGCGCCCCCCGAGGCGTCACCGGCCCGCTACGAGACCGTCGCGGGCTCGGCGAAGCCCTCGCGCAGCCGTGCCGCGGCGCCCGGCTCCGCGCCGAGGCGCTCCAGGCCGAGCAGCGCGGCGCCCACGATCGGCGGCAGGTCGGTCACCAGCAGCCTCGCCGCCGGGGCCTGCGCGGCGTACCGCTCCTCGATCATGCCGTGCAGCAGCGGGTGGCGGGCGGTGAGCACGCCGCCGCCGAGCACGACCTCGCACGGCCGCTCCAGCAGGCCGAGCCGCCGCATCGCGACCACGCCCATGACCGCGACCTCGTCGGCCTGCCGCTCCACCACCGCGCGGGCGACGGCGTCCCCCGCGGCGGCGGTCTCCAGCAGCGCCGGCACCAGGCCGTGCAGCACCTCCTGGCCGAGCTCGCCGAAGTGGACGGCCAGGACGACCTCCTCGGCCCGCCGCACCCCGAAGTGCCCGCGGACCGTCTCCAGCAGCCGCGTGGCGGGCCCGCGGCCGTCCTCGGCGCGCACCGCGTGCCACAGCGCCTCCTCGCCGAGGCCGTACCCGCCGCCCCAGTCGCCGCTCAGCCGGCCGAGCGCGGGGAAGCGGGCGATCTCGCCGCCGGGGGACACCCCGACCGCGTTGATCCCCGCGCCGCACACCACCGCCACGCCCCACGGCCGCGTGGCCCCGGCGCGCAGCAGCGCGAAGGTGTCGTTGCCGACCACGACGTCCGCGCCGTACCCGCGCGAGGAGATCTCCTCGCGCAGCGCCTCCTCCTCGACGGGCAGGTCGGCTCCGGCCACGTACGCCGACACCAGGTCCGCGTACGGCGTCGCGGCGTCCTCGCCCAGCATGCGCCGCGTGGTCTCGCCGAGCACGTCGATGGCGGCGGGCACGCCCGAGCTCTGCGGGGTGAACCCGGCGCCCCTGCCGAGGGCCAGGACCGTGCCGTCCTCGGCCACCAGCGCGACGTCGGTCTTGCTGTTGCCTCCGTCGACCGCGAGGACGGTCCTCACGCGCGCACCGCCCAGGGCAGGAAGGCGCGGTTGGCCGCGACCAGCCGCTCGGCCAGGTCCCGCGACACCGACGCCTGGCCGATCAGCGGGTGGGCCAGCAGCGCGTCGGCGACCCGGTCGGTCCCGCCGTGCAGCGCGGCCTCCAGGGCCAGGGCCTCGTAGGCGGTGACGTGGG
The Sphaerisporangium krabiense genome window above contains:
- a CDS encoding acyl-CoA dehydrogenase family protein, whose protein sequence is MAVDRALPTPEAHDLLDLTRDLIAKEVAPRAAGDEAEGRFPREVFATLGRSGLLGLPYPEEYGGAAQPQEVYLQVVEELAAAFLAVGLGLSVHTLSCFPVASYAREEVRAALLPAMLGGELLGAYCLSEPQSGSDAAALVTRAGRAPEGGYELNGVKAWTTHGGAADFYTVMARTSDDGARGISCFHVPATTPGLSFGRPERKMGMRSSPTAQVRLDAVRLGEDALVGAEGEGFRIAMAALDGGRLGIAACAVGVAQAALDAASAYARERRQFGARIADFQGVGFMLADMATQVAAARALYLDAARLRDAGRPYGTRAAMAKLFATDAAMKVTTDAVQIFGGYGYVEDFPVERYMREAKVLQIVEGTNQIQRLVVSRALGKGDPV
- a CDS encoding DUF427 domain-containing protein, whose amino-acid sequence is MGDRPVRIPGPDHPITVERNPARVVVTLGGRVLADTKDALTLREASYPPVQYIPRKDVDMGRLEPTGHHTYCPYKGDASYFSLPEGGEGGANAVWSYETPYEAVAEIEGHLAFYLDRVDAIEERDASPA
- a CDS encoding thiolase family protein, whose amino-acid sequence is MRDAVIVQAVRTPIGKGRPGGALAGIHPVDLLAHTLKALIDRAGVDPALVDDVIGGCVDQVAEQAMNTTRYAWLSAGFPDTVPAVTVDRQCGSSQQAVHFAAQGVISGAYDLVVACGVESMSRVPMWSNVPQGSDPFGPGVAARFPEGLVPQGISAELIAAKWSLSRERMDAFALESHVRAAAAHAAGLFDEEIVPIGGVRGDESVRPGTGMAALAALRPAFADPGYAERFPQIEWSVTAGNSSPINDGAAALLITTTETAARLALRPLARLHSFAVTGSDPLLMLTGVIPATEKVLRRAGLRLGDIDLFEVNEAFASVVLAWEQETGADPAKVNADGGAIALGHPLGASGARIMTTLVHAMRRRGARYALQTMCEAGGLANATVLETVN
- a CDS encoding winged helix-turn-helix transcriptional regulator; the encoded protein is MPTPTPPRPPADESQPAARAGSRPCSIADALSVVGEKYSLLVLREVFLGVRRFDAIARNVGAPRDILAARLRRLTEGGVLEKVLYSERPARHEYRLTAAGRELEPVLLLLRQWGDRHLTDRPPVVVEHSCGADLDPVVLCRACGATAAGSSRVHVTIPGWTVTGPVEEPPTAG
- a CDS encoding RICIN domain-containing protein; the encoded protein is MGVLPRARAVILVAIMVVTSVVVQAAPGHAVDYWEISARHSWKCLDVAGFGTADGTDVFQWSCTGAANQRWSLVDSGDGRTVYIRSQHSGKCLDVAGASTANGADVFQWTCLGTANQKWFLQSTSAQWFIAIAQHSGKCLDVAGSGTADGTNVFQWSCFDPRHANQEWQMAAAL
- a CDS encoding nitroreductase family protein, which encodes MTTTAWEPIHGKPYRSVGYRPPRLPEQETLRTAATLRRRMEERRTVRQFSPDPVPAQAVRDAIAVAATAPSGAHQQPWTFVHVTDPEVRRRIREAAEEEEREAYAGRLGEEWLEALRPLGTDDVKTHLTEAPHLIVVFQQRYYLAPDGSTRKHYYVNESVGIAVGMLLTTLHLSGLAALIHTPSPMRFLSEVLDRPVNEKAFAVIPVGYPTPDCEVPDLTRKSLDQVMVEIGDAG
- a CDS encoding Lrp/AsnC family transcriptional regulator; amino-acid sequence: MEDIDRRIVTLLARDGRMSFTDLARETGLSVSAVHQRVRRLEKRGVIRSYAALIDHDAVGLPLTAFVSIKPIDPSAPDDAPERLEHLTAIEACHSVAGDESYILKVRVPSPNALELLLQQIRAAANVATRTTIVLSTPYEYRTPDLTGDAS
- a CDS encoding N-acetylglucosamine kinase, which gives rise to MRTVLAVDGGNSKTDVALVAEDGTVLALGRGAGFTPQSSGVPAAIDVLGETTRRMLGEDAATPYADLVSAYVAGADLPVEEEALREEISSRGYGADVVVGNDTFALLRAGATRPWGVAVVCGAGINAVGVSPGGEIARFPALGRLSGDWGGGYGLGEEALWHAVRAEDGRGPATRLLETVRGHFGVRRAEEVVLAVHFGELGQEVLHGLVPALLETAAAGDAVARAVVERQADEVAVMGVVAMRRLGLLERPCEVVLGGGVLTARHPLLHGMIEERYAAQAPAARLLVTDLPPIVGAALLGLERLGAEPGAAARLREGFAEPATVS